A DNA window from Deltaproteobacteria bacterium contains the following coding sequences:
- the galT gene encoding galactose-1-phosphate uridylyltransferase, whose product MKDGEIRQNKATKHWVIYAPSRGGRPRQLERPADRERSVTVVGEGCPFCPGNEHMLPPIIMEMPGQGAQSWRTRVVPNKFPALTPLGDTRRSARGIYLVMPGHGRHEVIVEGPYHNRDISEMTGEDADAVIETYHRRYVDLMKEHENMMAIIFRNHGVLAGTSLIHPHSQIIVTPMVPSYIRWREEQAERYFDEFGRCVYCDILEFEMKDQRRVTLENRSFLAFVPFAAEVPFEIWIMPKRHHGDFGSISDEEKEDLSSVLVGSLAGLRQKLHDPDYNYIINTSARFEADAPHLHWYLQIRPRLTTQAGFEIGSGISINPSLPEENAEFLRA is encoded by the coding sequence ATGAAGGACGGTGAGATCAGGCAGAACAAGGCGACCAAGCATTGGGTCATCTATGCGCCTTCCAGGGGTGGACGGCCGAGGCAACTGGAGCGGCCTGCTGACAGGGAAAGATCGGTGACCGTGGTGGGAGAGGGATGCCCCTTTTGTCCCGGGAACGAACACATGCTTCCCCCGATCATAATGGAGATGCCGGGCCAGGGAGCACAGTCCTGGCGGACACGGGTTGTCCCTAACAAGTTTCCTGCTCTTACCCCTCTGGGAGATACCCGCAGGTCCGCCCGGGGGATCTATCTGGTCATGCCGGGTCACGGGAGGCACGAGGTGATCGTGGAAGGTCCCTATCACAACCGGGACATCAGTGAGATGACGGGGGAGGATGCGGATGCGGTGATCGAGACGTACCACAGGCGTTACGTGGATCTCATGAAGGAGCACGAGAATATGATGGCCATCATATTCAGGAACCACGGAGTGCTGGCCGGAACCTCTCTCATCCACCCCCATTCACAGATAATCGTCACCCCCATGGTTCCCAGCTACATTCGATGGCGGGAAGAGCAAGCCGAGAGGTATTTCGATGAGTTCGGCCGCTGTGTCTACTGCGACATACTGGAGTTCGAGATGAAGGATCAGCGGCGTGTCACCCTGGAAAACCGTTCTTTCCTGGCCTTCGTCCCCTTTGCGGCTGAGGTACCCTTTGAGATATGGATTATGCCCAAGAGGCACCACGGAGACTTCGGTTCCATCTCGGACGAGGAAAAGGAGGATCTCTCCTCGGTTCTGGTCGGGAGCCTCGCCGGGCTGCGACAGAAGCTTCATGATCCTGACTACAACTATATCATCAATACCTCTGCCCGCTTTGAGGCTGATGCGCCCCACCTGCACTGGTACCTCCAGATCCGCCCTCGGCTGACCACCCAGGCGGGTTTTGAGATCGGCTCCGGTATCAGCATCAACCCGTCGCTGCCCGAAGAAAATGCAGAATTCTTGAGGGCCTGA
- the corA gene encoding magnesium/cobalt transporter CorA, with the protein MSTQVTKRSQKAGLPPGALVHVGERKSASTELSILSYDEREFREQEIETIEQSGAFRERKGVTWIRVEGIHQVEVLERIGDYIGLHPLVMEDILNTDQRPKVEDYGEYLYIVVRMVYFDKDDEMARDQISLVLGRNFVISFQEKELDVFDPIIDRIRLAKGLIRKRGADFLAYCLLDAVVDNYFAVFEKVEEGTEELEDRLITDPPEGTLQTIQNLKRQMIVARRSVWPLREVVGTLQRRESPLIKESTVIYLRDIYDHIVQMIDTIETFQDTLSGMLDIYLSSMSNKMNEVMKVLTILGSLFIPLTLISGIYGMNFKFMPELSWRWGYPAVLLLMVTVSLFMLLFIRKKKWL; encoded by the coding sequence ATGTCGACACAGGTAACCAAAAGATCACAAAAGGCCGGTCTTCCCCCAGGAGCCCTGGTCCACGTGGGGGAAAGAAAGAGCGCAAGCACCGAGCTATCCATCCTCAGCTATGACGAGCGTGAATTCCGAGAGCAAGAGATAGAGACCATAGAACAATCCGGTGCCTTCAGGGAGAGAAAGGGCGTGACATGGATAAGGGTGGAAGGCATCCATCAGGTGGAGGTCCTGGAAAGAATCGGTGACTACATCGGCCTCCATCCGTTGGTCATGGAGGACATACTGAACACGGATCAACGCCCGAAGGTGGAAGACTATGGCGAATACCTATACATAGTTGTCAGGATGGTCTACTTCGACAAGGACGACGAGATGGCCCGCGACCAGATCAGTCTGGTTCTCGGCCGGAATTTCGTCATCTCATTCCAGGAGAAAGAGCTCGACGTTTTCGATCCGATCATAGACAGAATCAGGCTCGCCAAGGGCCTCATAAGAAAGAGAGGGGCTGATTTTCTCGCGTACTGCCTACTGGACGCCGTGGTGGACAACTACTTCGCGGTATTTGAGAAGGTCGAAGAGGGAACAGAAGAGCTGGAGGATCGGTTGATCACAGACCCGCCCGAGGGGACTCTCCAAACAATCCAGAATCTGAAAAGACAGATGATAGTGGCTCGCAGGTCGGTCTGGCCCCTGAGAGAGGTGGTCGGCACCCTCCAGAGAAGAGAGTCACCGTTGATCAAGGAGTCCACCGTGATATACCTGCGAGACATTTACGATCACATAGTTCAGATGATAGACACCATCGAGACATTCCAAGACACCCTTTCAGGAATGCTTGACATCTATCTGTCGAGCATGAGCAACAAGATGAACGAGGTGATGAAGGTCCTGACCATCCTGGGCAGCCTGTTTATCCCTCTCACCTTGATCTCCGGAATATACGGGATGAATTTCAAGTTCATGCCCGAGCTGTCCTGGCGCTGGGGCTATCCCGCGGTCTTGCTCCTGATGGTGACCGTTTCGCTCTTCATGCTGCTCTTTATCCGAAAAAAGAAATGGCTGTAA
- a CDS encoding acetate--CoA ligase family protein, translating into MIKEVEAIISPRSVAVVGATNRPGSVGLAVFRNLLNADYQGVVYPVNPRVKSVQGVRTYPRLAEVPDEVDLVVVIVPAPVVSQIVEEAAEKHVKGLIVITAGFKEVGGAGADLESDLKERVKRHGLRLVGPNCLGIINTDEGVRMNASFATKMPKRGNIAFISQSGALCTAVLDFAAGRDIGFSKFISFGNKADVNEIDLLRYLKDDPHTDVILMYLEDISNGRGFIETAREITWDARKPMLAIKSGRSPEGARAAASHTGSLAGSDAAYDAIFFQSGIQRVEGIDELFSSAVAFANQPIPRGNQIAIVTNAGGPGIMATDAAIRHNLTLARLTEKTEEKLRKQLPPTANIKNPVDVIGDATHERYEAAIRDILMDPDVHGAIVILTPQAMTDILKTAEIVPRVARGVDKPVLCAFMGIVDVSEGVRYLSQNGIPNYAFPESAVRAMASMVRFGDLLRLERRKVRRQAADRDSAAQIIKSKLQGRERYFMPEIEANELLRCYGFPVLRSRLVRKEDEIEEAANIIGLPVAMKISSPDIIHKFEAGGVRLKIKTVDEARKAFHEILENAEKFNPSAQIQGIIMERMARGGLEVILGATRDPRFGPICMFGLGGTFVEALQDVSFRLAPMWEVSAEIMIRSIRTYKVLKGIRGNPPADIDGIKDCILRLSQMVTDHPEIAELDMNPLIVYPEGEGCVVADSRILLARPSP; encoded by the coding sequence ATGATAAAGGAGGTTGAAGCCATAATATCCCCGAGATCGGTCGCCGTAGTAGGCGCTACGAACCGTCCGGGAAGCGTGGGACTTGCGGTCTTCCGCAACCTTCTCAACGCCGATTACCAGGGCGTCGTATACCCCGTCAACCCCAGGGTGAAATCAGTCCAGGGTGTAAGGACTTACCCGAGGCTCGCGGAGGTCCCGGATGAGGTCGATCTGGTGGTTGTCATCGTTCCGGCCCCGGTTGTTTCCCAGATCGTCGAGGAGGCCGCAGAGAAGCACGTGAAGGGGCTGATCGTCATTACGGCGGGATTCAAGGAGGTGGGGGGTGCCGGCGCGGATCTCGAATCGGATCTGAAGGAACGCGTGAAGAGACACGGCCTTCGCCTGGTCGGTCCAAACTGCCTCGGGATCATAAACACCGATGAGGGAGTCCGCATGAATGCGAGCTTCGCCACCAAGATGCCGAAAAGGGGCAATATCGCCTTTATCTCCCAGTCCGGTGCCTTGTGTACGGCCGTGCTCGATTTTGCCGCAGGCAGGGACATCGGGTTCTCAAAATTCATCAGCTTTGGAAACAAGGCCGATGTCAACGAGATAGACCTTCTACGCTATCTTAAGGACGACCCTCACACCGACGTCATCCTCATGTACCTGGAGGACATCTCCAATGGCCGCGGGTTCATCGAAACGGCCCGGGAGATAACCTGGGATGCCCGCAAGCCCATGTTGGCCATCAAGTCGGGACGCTCGCCGGAAGGCGCCCGGGCAGCCGCCTCTCACACAGGCTCTCTGGCAGGCTCCGACGCGGCATATGATGCCATCTTCTTCCAGAGCGGCATCCAGCGGGTAGAAGGCATCGACGAACTCTTCAGCTCTGCCGTTGCTTTTGCCAACCAGCCGATCCCGAGGGGAAACCAGATCGCCATTGTGACCAATGCCGGAGGGCCTGGCATCATGGCCACAGATGCGGCTATACGCCATAATCTCACCCTTGCACGGCTCACCGAGAAGACAGAGGAAAAGCTGAGGAAACAGCTCCCCCCCACCGCCAATATCAAGAACCCTGTGGACGTGATCGGAGATGCCACCCACGAGAGGTACGAGGCGGCGATTCGCGATATTCTTATGGACCCGGATGTCCACGGGGCGATTGTTATCCTCACGCCCCAGGCCATGACGGACATCCTGAAGACAGCCGAGATCGTTCCCAGGGTAGCAAGGGGAGTCGACAAGCCGGTTCTCTGCGCTTTCATGGGGATCGTCGATGTCTCCGAAGGGGTACGCTACCTGTCACAGAACGGGATACCTAACTATGCCTTCCCCGAATCAGCGGTTCGGGCCATGGCCTCCATGGTACGTTTCGGCGATCTGTTGAGGCTGGAGCGGAGAAAAGTCAGGCGCCAGGCGGCTGATCGCGACTCGGCCGCTCAGATCATCAAGTCCAAGCTCCAGGGCAGGGAACGCTACTTTATGCCGGAGATCGAAGCCAACGAGTTACTCCGGTGTTACGGGTTTCCCGTGCTGAGGAGCCGCCTCGTCCGCAAGGAGGATGAAATAGAGGAGGCCGCAAATATAATCGGCCTGCCCGTTGCCATGAAGATCAGTTCCCCTGACATCATCCACAAATTCGAGGCCGGTGGGGTCCGCCTGAAGATAAAGACCGTCGATGAGGCCCGAAAAGCCTTTCACGAGATTCTCGAGAACGCCGAGAAGTTCAACCCATCGGCCCAGATTCAGGGCATCATCATGGAGAGGATGGCCCGGGGAGGACTGGAGGTCATCCTCGGCGCCACCAGGGATCCAAGGTTCGGGCCGATCTGCATGTTCGGCCTGGGGGGAACCTTTGTCGAGGCCCTCCAAGATGTCTCCTTCCGGCTGGCGCCCATGTGGGAGGTGAGCGCGGAGATCATGATCCGCTCTATCAGAACCTACAAGGTCCTCAAGGGGATCAGGGGAAACCCCCCTGCAGACATAGACGGAATCAAGGACTGTATCCTCCGGCTCTCGCAGATGGTGACCGACCACCCTGAGATCGCCGAACTCGACATGAATCCCCTCATTGTCTATCCTGAAGGCGAGGGGTGCGTGGTCGCCGACAGCCGGATTCTCCTTGCAAGGCCGTCCCCGTGA